A single Nycticebus coucang isolate mNycCou1 chromosome 16, mNycCou1.pri, whole genome shotgun sequence DNA region contains:
- the KLHL24 gene encoding kelch-like protein 24 isoform X2 has protein sequence MVLILGRRLNREDLGVRDSPATKRKVFEMDPKSLTGHEFFDFSSGSSHAENILQIFNEFRDSRLFTDVIICVEGKEFPCHRAVLSACSSYFRAMFCNDHRESREMLVEINGILAEAMECFLQYVYTGKVKITTENVQYLFETSSLFQISVLRDACAKFLEEQLDPCNCLGIQRFADTHSLKTLFTKCKTFALQTFEDVSQHEEFLELDKDELIDYICSDELVIGKEEMVFEAVMRWVYRAVDLRRPLLHELLTHVRLPLLHPNYFVQTVEVDQLIQNSPECYQLLHEARRYHILGNEMMSPRTRPRRSTGYSEVIVVVGGCERVGGFNLPYTECYDPVTGEWKSLAKLPEFTKSEYAVCALRNDILVSGGRINSRDVWIYNSQLNIWIRVASLNKGRWRHKMAVLLGKVYVVGGYDGQNRLSSVECYDSFSNRWTEVAPLKEAVSSPAVTSCVGKLFVIGGGPDDNTCSDKVQSYDPETNSWLLRAAIPIAKRCITAVSLNNLIYVAGGLTKAIYCYDPVEDYWMHVQNTFSRQSNGLSWKAQSPTLWSGKCALPRKLWHVCVQW, from the exons ATGGTACTAATATTGGGACGCAGACTAAACAGAGAGGATCTCGGGGTGCGTGATTCCCCAGCAACTAAGCGTAAAGTTTTTGAAATGGACCCTAAATCTCTGACAGGTCATGAGTTTTTTGACTTCTCTTCAGGATCATCCCATGCTGAAAACATACTCCAGATATTTAATGAGTTCCGAGATAGCCGCTTATTCACAGATGTCATCATTTGTGTGGAAGGAAAAGAATTTCCTTGTCATAGAGCTGTTCTCTCAgcctgcagtagctacttcagagCTATGTTTTGTAATGATCACAGGGAAAGCCGAGAAATGCTGGTTGAGATCAATGGAATTTTAGCTGAAGCTATGGAATGTTTTTTGCAGTATGTTTATACTGGAAAGGTGAAGATCACTACAGAGAATGTACAATACCTCTTTGAAACTTCAAGCCTCTTTCAGATCAGTGTTCTCCGTGATGCATGTGCCAAGTTCTTGGAGGAGCAACTTGATCCATGTAATTGCTTAGGAATCCAGCGCTTTGCTGATACCCATTCTCTCAAAACACTCTTCACAAAATGCAAAACTTTTGCATTACAGACTTTTGAGGATGTGTCCCAGCATGAAGAATTTCTTGAGCTTGACAAAGATGAACTTATTGATTACATTTGCAGCGATGAACTTGTTATTGGTAAAGAGGAGATGGTTTTTGAAGCCGTCATGCGTTGGGTCTATCGTGCTGTTGATCTGAGAAGACCCCTGTTACATGAGCTCCTGACACATGTGAGACTCCCTCTGTTGCATCCCAACTACTTTGTTCAAACAGTTGAGGTGGACCAGTTAATCCAGAATTCTCCTGAGTGTTACCAGTTACTGCATGAAGCAAGGCGATACCACATACTTGGGAATGAAATGATGTCACCAAGGACTAGGCCACGCAG gtCCACTGGCTATTCTGAGGTGATAGTTGTCGTTGGAGGATGTGAACGTGTTGGAGGATTTAATCTTCCATATACCGAGTGCTATGATCCTGTAACAGGAGAATGGAAGTCTTTGGCTAAGCTTCCAGAATTTACCAAATCAGAGTATGCAGTGTGTGCTCTAAGGAATGACATTCTTGTCTCAG GTGGAAGAATCAATAGCCGTGATGTCTGGATTTATAACTCACAGTTAAATATTTGGATCAGAGTTGCCTCTCTAAACAAAGGCAGATGGCGTCACAAAATGGCTGTCCTCCTTGGGAAA GTATATGTTGTTGGAGGCTATGATGGGCAAAACAGACTTAGCAGCGTAGAATGCTACGATTCCTTTTCAAATCGGTGGACTGAAGTTGCTCCCCTTAAGGAAGCCGTGAGTTCTCCTGCAGTGACTAGCTGTGTAGGCAAATTGTTTGTGATTGGTGGAGGACCTGATGATAATACTTGTTCTGATAAG GTTCAATCTTATGATCCAGAAACCAATTCTTGGCTACTTCGTGCAGCTATCCCAATTGCCAAGAGGTGTATAACAGCTGTATCCCTAAACAACCTGATATATGTTGCTGGTGGACTGACCAAGGCAATATACTGTTATGATCCAGTTGAAGATTACTGGATGCATGTGCAGAATACATTCAGCCGACAG AGTAATGGCCTCTCCTGGAAAGCACAATCTCCAACCCTGTGGAGTGGAAAGTGTGCCCTACCAC
- the KLHL24 gene encoding kelch-like protein 24 isoform X3 — protein sequence MVLILGRRLNREDLGVRDSPATKRKVFEMDPKSLTGHEFFDFSSGSSHAENILQIFNEFRDSRLFTDVIICVEGKEFPCHRAVLSACSSYFRAMFCNDHRESREMLVEINGILAEAMECFLQYVYTGKVKITTENVQYLFETSSLFQISVLRDACAKFLEEQLDPCNCLGIQRFADTHSLKTLFTKCKTFALQTFEDVSQHEEFLELDKDELIDYICSDELVIGKEEMVFEAVMRWVYRAVDLRRPLLHELLTHVRLPLLHPNYFVQTVEVDQLIQNSPECYQLLHEARRYHILGNEMMSPRTRPRRSTGYSEVIVVVGGCERVGGFNLPYTECYDPVTGEWKSLAKLPEFTKSEYAVCALRNDILVSGGRINSRDVWIYNSQLNIWIRVASLNKGRWRHKMAVLLGKVYVVGGYDGQNRLSSVECYDSFSNRWTEVAPLKEAVSSPAVTSCVGKLFVIGGGPDDNTCSDKVQSYDPETNSWLLRAAIPIAKRCITAVSLNNLIYVAGGLTKAIYCYDPVEDYWMHVQNTFSRQVFSQFTQHYNSSKISPHHKIPKLQMLA from the exons ATGGTACTAATATTGGGACGCAGACTAAACAGAGAGGATCTCGGGGTGCGTGATTCCCCAGCAACTAAGCGTAAAGTTTTTGAAATGGACCCTAAATCTCTGACAGGTCATGAGTTTTTTGACTTCTCTTCAGGATCATCCCATGCTGAAAACATACTCCAGATATTTAATGAGTTCCGAGATAGCCGCTTATTCACAGATGTCATCATTTGTGTGGAAGGAAAAGAATTTCCTTGTCATAGAGCTGTTCTCTCAgcctgcagtagctacttcagagCTATGTTTTGTAATGATCACAGGGAAAGCCGAGAAATGCTGGTTGAGATCAATGGAATTTTAGCTGAAGCTATGGAATGTTTTTTGCAGTATGTTTATACTGGAAAGGTGAAGATCACTACAGAGAATGTACAATACCTCTTTGAAACTTCAAGCCTCTTTCAGATCAGTGTTCTCCGTGATGCATGTGCCAAGTTCTTGGAGGAGCAACTTGATCCATGTAATTGCTTAGGAATCCAGCGCTTTGCTGATACCCATTCTCTCAAAACACTCTTCACAAAATGCAAAACTTTTGCATTACAGACTTTTGAGGATGTGTCCCAGCATGAAGAATTTCTTGAGCTTGACAAAGATGAACTTATTGATTACATTTGCAGCGATGAACTTGTTATTGGTAAAGAGGAGATGGTTTTTGAAGCCGTCATGCGTTGGGTCTATCGTGCTGTTGATCTGAGAAGACCCCTGTTACATGAGCTCCTGACACATGTGAGACTCCCTCTGTTGCATCCCAACTACTTTGTTCAAACAGTTGAGGTGGACCAGTTAATCCAGAATTCTCCTGAGTGTTACCAGTTACTGCATGAAGCAAGGCGATACCACATACTTGGGAATGAAATGATGTCACCAAGGACTAGGCCACGCAG gtCCACTGGCTATTCTGAGGTGATAGTTGTCGTTGGAGGATGTGAACGTGTTGGAGGATTTAATCTTCCATATACCGAGTGCTATGATCCTGTAACAGGAGAATGGAAGTCTTTGGCTAAGCTTCCAGAATTTACCAAATCAGAGTATGCAGTGTGTGCTCTAAGGAATGACATTCTTGTCTCAG GTGGAAGAATCAATAGCCGTGATGTCTGGATTTATAACTCACAGTTAAATATTTGGATCAGAGTTGCCTCTCTAAACAAAGGCAGATGGCGTCACAAAATGGCTGTCCTCCTTGGGAAA GTATATGTTGTTGGAGGCTATGATGGGCAAAACAGACTTAGCAGCGTAGAATGCTACGATTCCTTTTCAAATCGGTGGACTGAAGTTGCTCCCCTTAAGGAAGCCGTGAGTTCTCCTGCAGTGACTAGCTGTGTAGGCAAATTGTTTGTGATTGGTGGAGGACCTGATGATAATACTTGTTCTGATAAG GTTCAATCTTATGATCCAGAAACCAATTCTTGGCTACTTCGTGCAGCTATCCCAATTGCCAAGAGGTGTATAACAGCTGTATCCCTAAACAACCTGATATATGTTGCTGGTGGACTGACCAAGGCAATATACTGTTATGATCCAGTTGAAGATTACTGGATGCATGTGCAGAATACATTCAGCCGACAG